The window ggagactgaagctgaaggaaaaaaaataagaagtgatGTTTCTTTTAGAAAGTATATAATCAAAGTTGAGAATGGTTTAAAAGAAACATCACTTTTTACCTTACTTTTAAGGGACAATTAGATTTCACCTTAATCTTTAATtaacttaattaattgatttttaaaaatgacttaaaattaataaaacgaTGTGCGAAGAACGAAAAGACTCGAGGAGACAGTTTTGGGAttggtgagaaagagagagatcgcTCCAATGGAAGAATCTGTTCACCAATCTATTCGCTTTGGCTCAGGTTTCTTTCTCTCCACTGTTTTCATTCTTTATCGACTCCACATACATACATGTAGATCTCCCCTTGAAATCGCACCGATTCCATTTacgatttttgaaaattttgtctCAACTGATGGATGCAGTTGCGGATTTGATCATGGGGAAGAACCGACGCGGAGGCTTTCTCCTACTCGGATCAACGACGCTGTTATGGTTCCTCTTCCAGAAATGTGGATACAGCTTTTTCCCCTTTGTTGTTAATACTCAGCTCCTCCTCGTCGTTATACTCTTCCTCTGGGCCAAATCTGCTATTCTCTTCAACAGGTAGCAGAATCTTACATTCGCATCATTTACTACAAGCTATGGTTTTAGGCTAAGTATGTAGAATTTAGCTTGTTTCTGTTGTAGATAAAGATATGGTTACAGGACAAGTAGTTAGAAAAGTTATGCATTAGCTGAGCTAAATCTGAATTgctctctttgttttgtttgagtaGACCTATGCCACAACTACCTAATCTTGAAATCTCTGAGGCATTTGTGTTTATGGTGGCTGATGGTCTACGAGTGTGGATTAATAATACCGTGCTCGCTGTTGCTCGTGAGATTTACGTTGGAAGAAACGCAAAGCAACTCTTTCGGGTCAGCTAACTGTATTCCAAGTGATTTTGTTCTTTCGTTTTCCTTGCTTTTTAGAGTGTAGCTTAGGATATTGAAACAGTGTTATTGCTATGACAGGTTNTTCCTCTGGGCCAAATCTGCTATTCTCTTCAACAGGTAGCAGAATCTCAAATCTGTNGACAGTATCATTTGTTGGCAGTTTCTTAAACTTCCTCACAATTCTCTATCTCGGTGAGtagatttgttttcctttgacCTTCATTATTGAATTTGCATTGAAGACTGCTCAATTTACCTAATTAACTTTCTCTGTTGTGATGATTTAAATGGATAGGTGTTGTTCTCAGTCTGTTGATCCCCATTGTGTACGAGAGGTACCAGGATCATATTGATGATAAGCTATCTTTAACACATCGAATCATTCAAACACAGTACAGGAAGATCGACGAAAGATTACTTCAGAAGATTACTGCTAAGCCTTCAATTAAGATTAAGAAGATGCAATAGGCAAGCTTACTGACCCTTGTTTAAGCATTTATCTGCTAGCCCTTTGATATATTGTTCGATTTCGTCACAGCTATGTTCCTTTGTTATGCCTAGCACATGAAGATTGTAATTAGCCTAGGGGTTAGGGGTAATTAATTAGCAATATAGACAGTTTTCCAGGAAAGAGATAGAAAGTTTAGACTGTAGTAGCTCAGTCAGTCAGCTTAAAAACAGAGCCTACATAGGGAAGTTGAGAGCTGAAGGTTTAAAAGAGAGTGAGAGGATACGTTTGGGGGCGCATTCTTGATTTTGGCATTGGTCGAGAGTTTAGAGCTCTCATTAAACAAGTTTTCTTTCGTGTAGTTCTTTGGTGAATTCAGTTTGAGGAGTTCACCGCTTACCATTCTATCTGCCAAATAGTGTATATTTACGACACAAGAGTGATATATGCATGAATGTTAAGTAGATTAGATAGACATCAatggtataaatatttatgtatgaTATGTGTGCTGACAGGTGGATATTTTTTGACGTCTAATATGTTTCCACTCTTTTTGTTGCAGCCAGtgaaataaacaagacataataCGACTGAGTTGGGGATGTAAAACTGAGGTGCAACAGAGCAACGTAACAAGCTATGATGAGTATACGAGATGAGACTTGAGAGTTTGATTGTGGTTTTCACACTCGAATCAACCTTTAGTTGATAGAGACAATATGGATGAAGAAGTCCATGTCTATGTGTAACTTCAGGAACTAAACGTGGTTGGTTCTAATTGGAATATGGGACAGTTTTTTTGGCAAACTATTATTGGTTATATAATGTTGACTTGTGATTTTATTAGTTATGTGTTGCAGTTATACGACCTGTCTACATAAGTGATAATTTATCCGATAAATCACAGTTGTAACTCAGGAATGTTACCAATGGTTTCGTTCCGAAGTTTAAGAGGAAACAAGCCACATATTTTAACGTTTATGATTACAAGAAGTGACGCCACAAAAGGCAGAAACTCAAGCAACGTTAGGAGCTAAGACAGATTCCGAATTGGGCACTGTCACAGACCGCAACAGCTCCAATGAGCAAACAAGGCCTAGGAAATGAGAGAGTAAGGTGTTCGCCGATGCCTGCAAAAGCGGCTCTCAAGTCAAACAGTGAAACTTGCACAAATCATTTTTGCAAATCTTAAGAGTAAAAGCTTTATAAGAAAACAGCAATATAGTAAAAGCTTTTGTTCACCTGAACTAGGAAGACATCAAGAGCAAGAACGGGGCTGTAACCCTGGGAGACTCCCTGGTAGAAAGGGTTAGCTGAGGTTGTTAAAGCCTTTGCAACTAAAAACCCAACCGTTGCTTGCATCCCGAGAAGTGCTGCCCCCATTCCCAAAAGATTTACCATAATCCCGCTCCTCAAACCTTTAACGACATCAGCACGAGGCGGGgcctaaaacaaaacacaacctTTATTAGAAAATCGGATTTCTCGCTTTCATATATCCAACTACACAAATGAGAAACAGGACCCAAGACGCAGTAGCAGCAATTGGGAGACCTATGCAGCTTGACTTGATCATACAACCAGCTTAAGAACTTAAATATGATCAAAGGTTCAACAGCTAGTAGCATAGTAGCTACTACTATATTTTGGATTCACAGACTGGTCTTTAAGAAACAATGTTAACCCAATTTATGCACATACGAAGCTACAAGCGCTATTGTATGAACGTTCACTTCCACAGAACTGAGTGATTCAACTTAAAAGACACATCTTAGGATCCTGACTGTTTCTAAACATTTTACACGTTAGTGAAGTCATTAGACCTTTAAAAGCAGTGAGTCGGATTGAACTACAATAAAGAGTGAGACACTGTTACCTTGGCAGGGTCAATGGCAGTTCGACGAAGCCTCTCTGAAAGCCGAATATACCCAAAGGACCAGAACACCGAAACAAACGACGCAGCAATCCCACTTGCAGTAGCATAAAAGGTAGCAGGTGAAGTAGGTTTCCCTGTAACAACAATGGAAAAGGATAGAATCACAGCCGCCACAACGGTTGACACAAGCTGCCCCCAGAAACCAATACTCCCTAGCCTCTTGAAGTACCTTGACGTCTTCTCCAACCTCTTTGCTACCTGTGAAAAAACCACTCATACTCataaaaaaactctctttcaCCCCAATACAGTTCTTAAGTTTCAATTCtgaaaaactcaaaatccaAATTGTTATCTACTTCCTAAAAACAAATCCTGATTCAGGAGGAAGCTGTGAATGACGAGTTTTCATTTTCGATTTGCTCAGACACGATCGTGCTTAGTTTCATTTTCGATTTGCTTAGTCAAAAAGCAAGACGAGAAACTAAGATTCGAGCTGGAAAATgcaaaagagaaggagagaaaccTGAGCGAGCTTTGCCTTGTCGACCTCATTATCACCGGAAACGGAAGAAGTAGACGTCGGAGAGGAAAATGCCACCGTGGATGGTGCGAAACTAGGTTTAGATCCTCCGATTTGGAAACCGTAGACGGATAGAGACGGTGGCGACAGGTGTGAAGAGACGGTGGATTTCCTCTTCGGAGCCAAGAGAAGTGGATTGAAAAATGGTAGGGAGCGAGAAGAGAGGCGTTGGTTGCGGCACGAGTTCTGAAAATCTGGCCGTAGAGCGACGGCGGAGACGCCGGAGGAACTTACCGGCGGCAAGAGTAGTGACtgcatatttttttaagttgagAGTATTTGTAAATTGGTTGCTTTTTAGGCTTCGTTCTATCTTAATAGTTGCAATGGGCTTTTTGCTACCTAACGGCCttttagagaatattttttttctttttcttttcttctttattaacGGTCCAACAGTATTTTATTTTCGtatttcttttttatcatttgtaaaataatcctcaaaaatactattataatatactcaaaaatactattattataatatcatcACTAGTTTTTTTCCTACAAATATCACTGAAatataaatcttatataataaatctataaataattaacttttttccGATTACTTTTAAGGTTTGTGCAAGTTTATCTGTTTTTTGCAAGTTTTCTAGTGGTcaagattaaaaaattttaataatcaacttttttcttttaaatgataaatttcaaattttctatttGATTATCTGTTTTTGCAAGTTTTCTCTACCAAATTATCGTAGTCTCTAACACTTTTTCatcccttttattttattgtaataattttatctGAAAGAATGAATTTTCACATATACAAAATATAGCCAAACACATGACCATAAAGCTAAACTATCTATCAAAATTTgggaaaaatatcattaaaatccTCAAGTTaccattttcgttgatttaaatcaCGAAGTCttcatttgttgaaaaaaatcttCACTTTTTTATTGACTTCTATTTAAATCATGAAGTCTTGTTGACTTCGCTGTTTGAAGCACAACGTTAACTGGCCAGACAGAGATATTAAACAGGATTAATTAGGCGTTAACGAGATCCGTTAATTACATCCCTAAATCGAACCCGATTATCAATTCCttcaaaaatccccaaatcacaaaccctaatttgtgattcctcctttcttcttcgattGGATCTTCTTCTGCGAATTCAACTGATGACTCCGGCTCCACAAACACACTTCGATGGCACTCCACGGTCAAACGAAGCCACCACCAATGTCTCTGAGCTAGGACTCATCTGTTGaactcgaagaagaaaagagaaatcgaagaagaaaagagattatcGATTGGGGTTTGAAATTTAGGGAAAATGagaatcgatttctcaattGGGAGGGGGGTTTAGGGTGTTATAAACAGCGTCGTTTTGCTATTAACGGATCTCATTAACAGATAATTAACCACGTCTAATTTTTCCATTTGGTTACTTAACGTTGTGCCTCAAAAGGCCAGGTCAACAAGAGTTTGCGAAttatttggaagtcaacaaaatatttgtatgtttttacCTCCAAATCCATAGTTTGtgctttaaatcaacgaaaatgctaATTTcgggattttaatgacatttttcccatcaAAATTTACATGGAAAACTGATTTTGCATCATAACATCCAAAAACAAGCATAAGTTATCTGACCAACAccataaaaatcatttttcgtttttttcttgatttgataTGACAATTTCCCTTTGCAACGATTGATATCAAAATCAGTGAGAAAACAAGaactaataaagaaaatatatatttcttgcaAATCTTTTTTCTTATCACATTATTCTTTTGCCACTCAagttaacattaaaaaaaaatatttatccaACGTAAAGAACCATATCAAATATATACTTCTTCTTGGCAtgtcctatttttttttactttaatgcCTAAGAATCTATTCAGTGAAAAGATGTAAGTCTAACTGAATCTTCAAATTTATTATGATACGTCAAAAATGGATTAGGCTGACTAAATTTGAACAAGTTGTTGAAGCATTATACATTGCGGTATCCCATTGCGTGTGATATTCCGATTTCCAAAGCAAAATGTGGTAAAATTGGACTAAGTTCTAAATATCTTAAAAATCAGATTTGTTTTACATACCAATTGCTTTTTTTTGCTGAAAATTTACCATTTGTTTACTGAAAACTTACCATGGATCTATTTCTCGGATTTCTTGATATATGTCACACCATCAATTTCGATCCGTCCATAAGGCAGGTAAAGCATATGCTTTAGGCcacatgatatatattaattatttgagcTATTAAACAAGTAGTTTCTGTTAGCACGATGGTTATAAAAGAAGTTTTTGGGCATGGTATATTATGTATAGTTGatagattttaagaaaaaacacatGTAAAAAATGCTTTAGGCCTCTCTTACCTTAGGGTCGGCCCTGCACACCATTATGGAAACCTTATTGGTGGGGGTGTAGAAAAAAATGGGGAATATCTTCGATTTAAATCAAGGCTTTTGTTTAAAGGGAACCATGAAGATTGCAGTTGAATTTATGTTGATGTACCTCGCCGTTGGTAGGTATGGTGTTGAATGTGATGTGGGTATGGAATCTCCATTTCAGTTCATGGCTAATTTTCTCTACTCATCCATTTTGTAAGACAACAATATTcaaaaatcacaacaaaaaaaaaaaaaatccaaaatatatcactatattctttttttcaaaagttatagttaaaatatgttatttttttaaaactaccacaaaaactaaaactaaactttaaactttcaaaactaaaccctatataataaatcttaaactctaaacccaaaacactaaacaaaaatctaaaaatgatcaaaaaatttcaattgtAAAGGTAACGTTTAAGTGGCTTTGTTTCACTTACTACACTTTTGTATTAGATAAGTtgtacaaaaacatataaataataacaaaatattaatagttAAGGTCAAAGGtgttcgttttttttaataaaaacttttCAACTACAATAGAATAGTTTATTAACAGTGAATTTGAGCAAATTatccaaataatattttcttgttttatttcaaCTTTAAATAACAATGTCAGGAAGGAGAAACAATCATAATATACgcaaattttaaattcaaattttcgaaatctatattcttttttctgctaagaagaaacaaaaataaagattattatacaaaattttgcgGACATTTTTACGAACTTCGAAAAAAGACAATGAGAAATATCTAcgacaaaaagaataaaagaataacctgttgacaaaaaattaaaaataaaaatgaccaaCCCCTCTTTTTATCTCTTATACAACCTCACCCTCTCTAAAGCAGAACCTCATAGTTTTGCTTTGCTCCAATATCTTATAAATTTGGTGAACAGAACAATCATTACTTGCAGTGGttcaccctctctctctctctatctctctatctctctgtctCCTTCATAAGAACTCATAAGCATTACTCac is drawn from Camelina sativa cultivar DH55 chromosome 1, Cs, whole genome shotgun sequence and contains these coding sequences:
- the LOC104793446 gene encoding protein TIC 21, chloroplastic-like; the protein is MQSLLLPPVSSSGVSAVALRPDFQNSCRNQRLSSRSLPFFNPLLLAPKRKSTVSSHLSPPSLSVYGFQIGGSKPSFAPSTVAFSSPTSTSSVSGDNEVDKAKLAQVAKRLEKTSRYFKRLGSIGFWGQLVSTVVAAVILSFSIVVTGKPTSPATFYATASGIAASFVSVFWSFGYIRLSERLRRTAIDPAKAPPRADVVKGLRSGIMVNLLGMGAALLGMQATVGFLVAKALTTSANPFYQGVSQGYSPVLALDVFLVQASANTLLSHFLGLVCSLELLRSVTVPNSESVLAPNVA